One window from the genome of Rubinisphaera margarita encodes:
- a CDS encoding DUF1501 domain-containing protein — protein sequence MSTNSHQTNVHSNLSRREMLVKSGGGFGALALASLLGQTGSTDAASAAPSPLTSKLTHHAARAKSVIFLFMDGGPSHLDTFDPKPALDKLAGKPIPESFGRVITAMGEFDSPILPSKRKWKQHGESGLWVSDWLPHTAEVADELAVIRSCWTNGINHSGGICQMNTGSQFAGRPSLGSWVTYGLGTENENLPAYVVMQEGTGNVINGARNWGAGFMPAVYQGTKLEKQGEPFANLSPPSEIQEVQQRTELDFLAQLNQRHAAERQDNSDLEARIRSYELAFQMQSHAPEAVDLSRETAETQNLYGLDDPKTEAYGRHCLLARRLVERGVRFVQCYHGAGSKWDAHSKIEDNHTRMCGGMDKPVAGLIKDLRQRGLLDQTLVVWGGEFGRTPQSEKGDGRDHNPTGFTMWMAGGGVRSGQAYGTTDEVGLHAVEDRLHVHDIHSTVLHLMGIDHRKLVYLHKGRPERIDQNEGHAYKEIAS from the coding sequence ATGTCGACTAATTCTCATCAGACAAACGTCCATTCGAATCTGTCGCGTCGCGAGATGCTGGTCAAGAGCGGGGGAGGCTTCGGCGCTCTCGCCCTGGCCAGTCTGCTCGGTCAGACTGGTTCCACTGACGCGGCCAGCGCTGCGCCCTCACCTTTGACTTCGAAGCTGACGCATCACGCGGCTCGCGCGAAGAGTGTCATCTTCCTGTTCATGGACGGCGGGCCGAGCCATCTGGACACCTTCGATCCCAAGCCGGCTCTCGACAAGCTCGCTGGCAAACCAATTCCGGAAAGCTTCGGCCGCGTTATTACCGCCATGGGAGAGTTCGATTCGCCGATTCTTCCCTCTAAGCGGAAGTGGAAGCAGCACGGCGAGAGTGGTCTGTGGGTATCGGACTGGTTGCCGCATACGGCTGAAGTGGCTGATGAACTGGCCGTAATTCGATCCTGCTGGACGAACGGCATCAACCACTCCGGGGGCATCTGCCAGATGAATACCGGCAGTCAGTTCGCCGGGCGGCCTTCTCTGGGCAGCTGGGTCACTTACGGACTCGGCACCGAGAACGAGAATCTGCCGGCTTATGTGGTGATGCAGGAAGGGACCGGCAACGTGATCAACGGAGCCCGGAACTGGGGCGCCGGTTTCATGCCCGCGGTTTATCAGGGAACGAAACTGGAGAAACAGGGGGAGCCGTTCGCGAACCTCAGTCCCCCCTCTGAAATTCAGGAAGTTCAACAGCGGACGGAACTCGACTTTCTTGCTCAGCTCAACCAGCGGCATGCCGCGGAACGTCAGGACAATTCCGATCTGGAAGCCCGTATCCGCAGTTATGAACTGGCTTTTCAGATGCAGTCGCACGCGCCGGAAGCCGTCGATCTGAGCCGGGAAACAGCGGAAACGCAGAACCTTTACGGTCTTGATGATCCAAAGACCGAAGCCTATGGCCGCCACTGCCTGCTGGCCCGCCGGCTTGTGGAACGTGGAGTCCGGTTCGTTCAGTGCTACCACGGTGCGGGCAGTAAGTGGGATGCCCACAGCAAGATTGAAGACAACCATACCCGGATGTGTGGCGGCATGGACAAACCAGTGGCTGGCCTGATCAAAGATCTGCGTCAGCGCGGACTGCTCGATCAGACTCTGGTTGTCTGGGGAGGCGAGTTTGGGCGCACGCCGCAAAGCGAGAAGGGCGATGGCCGCGATCATAACCCGACCGGATTCACAATGTGGATGGCAGGCGGCGGGGTTCGTTCCGGCCAGGCTTACGGCACGACCGATGAAGTCGGTCTGCATGCCGTGGAAGATCGACTTCACGTCCACGATATCCACTCGACCGTGCTGCATCTCATGGGAATCGACCACCGTAAGCTGGTGTACCTTCACAAGGGACGCCCGGAGCGGATCGATCAGAACGAAGGACACGCCTACAAGGAAATCGCATCGTGA
- a CDS encoding FecR domain-containing protein gives MSELHTSGYDRELSELLAGLLEDNLSDEQFERLDERLRHEPAARQRYLDYIEIHDELPEMVVSLSNDDALEEPAGLTPVSRPEGERRESSRTRSYRAAFWSGSAIAALLLMGVLLNWTPGFRDDVPPHVRVSTSQVHFANLAQARFFGELTPSIRSAPILDRDYVLQAGMVELAFPKGATAIIEAPAVFRVKSDEHLALHVGNCSVHAPEGAEGFHVETPATCVVDRGTRFSVSVSETNATEVQVIEGAADVYRRTGEATRPSEKNFQARLLRNEAHRYSYAAEAPGEVIPFNSASYQYALPDRVVSYTATEKEGQGARDLVSVTVQRGGRQIELPVGELVPAKLTWFKAPSGMGNFAGEEQLPRFRRDSASDRSLITGAINPGGSVDPLQSSPILSGEAGTPGMAIRFDQPVINGPGPDVVFFELQGPVNPTTGDRFHVSPLEFRQGLKSHTIESFDLTMESPHALELADFYVHMFSEPPSNLEELETIECSPVLQALKFRALAVGIDLSDLGYAPGERVNGLFFQDALDDKHTIDPVFIGGLPPLDDH, from the coding sequence ATGAGTGAACTCCACACGAGTGGATACGACCGCGAACTTTCCGAGCTGCTGGCCGGTCTGCTCGAAGACAATTTGTCCGATGAGCAATTCGAACGGCTTGACGAGCGACTTCGTCACGAGCCGGCTGCGCGGCAGAGGTATCTCGATTATATTGAGATTCACGACGAACTGCCGGAGATGGTCGTTTCGTTGAGCAATGACGATGCTCTGGAGGAACCGGCGGGTCTTACTCCGGTATCGCGGCCTGAAGGGGAACGCCGCGAATCATCCCGGACCCGTTCTTATCGGGCGGCATTCTGGTCAGGATCGGCCATCGCTGCTCTGTTGCTGATGGGCGTTCTCCTGAACTGGACGCCTGGCTTCCGGGATGACGTCCCCCCGCATGTTCGCGTATCGACGTCGCAGGTTCATTTTGCGAATCTGGCTCAGGCCCGGTTCTTCGGCGAGCTGACGCCTTCCATTCGATCGGCACCGATCCTCGATCGCGACTATGTGTTGCAGGCGGGCATGGTGGAACTCGCCTTTCCCAAGGGGGCAACCGCGATCATCGAAGCCCCTGCGGTCTTCCGGGTGAAATCCGACGAGCATCTCGCTCTGCATGTCGGCAACTGCAGTGTGCACGCTCCCGAAGGGGCAGAAGGTTTCCACGTCGAAACGCCGGCGACGTGCGTTGTGGATCGAGGAACACGATTCTCGGTGAGCGTTTCGGAGACGAATGCGACCGAAGTCCAGGTCATTGAAGGGGCCGCGGACGTTTATCGTCGAACGGGCGAAGCGACCCGCCCCAGTGAGAAGAACTTTCAGGCCCGGCTGCTCCGCAATGAAGCTCATCGATACAGTTACGCGGCGGAAGCGCCCGGCGAGGTGATTCCCTTCAATTCGGCCAGCTATCAATATGCTCTTCCGGATCGAGTTGTGTCCTATACGGCTACGGAAAAGGAAGGGCAGGGGGCGCGCGACCTGGTCAGTGTCACCGTGCAGCGGGGGGGCCGACAGATCGAACTTCCGGTCGGCGAATTAGTGCCCGCTAAGTTAACCTGGTTCAAAGCGCCGTCCGGCATGGGGAATTTTGCCGGAGAGGAGCAGCTTCCGCGGTTCCGACGCGATTCGGCGAGCGATCGCAGTTTGATCACCGGGGCGATCAACCCGGGTGGAAGTGTGGATCCGCTTCAGAGCAGTCCGATTCTCTCGGGTGAAGCAGGAACGCCGGGCATGGCGATTCGCTTTGACCAGCCTGTGATTAACGGCCCCGGTCCCGATGTGGTCTTTTTTGAACTGCAGGGCCCGGTCAATCCGACAACCGGGGACCGCTTTCACGTGAGTCCACTCGAGTTCAGACAGGGGTTGAAATCGCACACGATCGAGAGCTTCGATCTGACGATGGAATCACCGCATGCGCTGGAGCTGGCCGATTTTTACGTGCACATGTTCAGCGAGCCGCCGTCGAATCTCGAAGAGCTGGAGACGATTGAATGTTCTCCCGTACTGCAGGCCCTCAAGTTCCGGGCGCTGGCGGTCGGGATCGATCTTTCTGATCTCGGATATGCTCCGGGGGAACGGGTGAACGGCCTGTTCTTTCAGGATGCGCTCGACGATAAGCACACGATTGATCCGGTCTTCATTGGAGGCCTGCCTCCACTCGACGATCACTGA
- a CDS encoding PSD1 and planctomycete cytochrome C domain-containing protein, translating into MISKRPPLHPGLVLLIIVLSGAPLPADDLSPEDVTFFENRIRPALVKHCYSCHSADAEDLGGGLRLDTHAGVRTGGVSGPALIPGDPDKSLIVRALRYDGTEMPPEEPLPEPVIKDFAEWIRRNAPDPRVESPEQATAPPIESDLWSLQPVVEPPVPDVAAADWPRNEIDQFILARIEQEGLAPTQDAEPRVLARRLYFDLVGLPPTMEQIDGFVTQFSEHGPSAVADLVDELLASPQYGERWGRHWLDVARYGESNGNDGLGRNPTFPHAWRYRDYVIESFNNDVPYNQFVKEQLAGDLLPAESPDERDRYLIATGLLAMSAKPAKAMNNNFAMDVVADQIDVVGRGLMGISIACARCHDHKFDPIPTRDYYAMAGLFTSSETMWGVAGHEKLTAPPTDLHVLKAAPNALPPEDFVETVVLLESNTGKPKEIPKSKWEPGTPLAMGLKDQKEPADCKININGESNKLGEAVPRGFLSVCDFGEPEEFTIAPDTSGRLQLAEWVTDPRNPLTARVIVNRVWQHLFGEGIVRTPDDFGTYGERPTHPELLDHLAIHLMKNGWSMKSLIRQIVLTRTYQLSSLAESQFIKADEENKLLARHNRRRLNAEALRDSMLLASGQIDLTPPEGSLIRHRDILVNLAGNLHEPSDHRSIYLCYLRNSPPPELAAFNLPEFIAVTGKRDRSTVPGQSLFLFNSPFVIEQSEHLAATVLKDNSQSDARVRQIFRRILSREPTSKEHSQALELVRFSESEENNESKAWATLCQALLMTNEFRYVD; encoded by the coding sequence GTGATTTCAAAACGCCCTCCACTTCACCCTGGCCTGGTATTGCTCATCATCGTCTTGAGCGGCGCTCCCCTTCCGGCTGATGATCTATCGCCCGAAGACGTGACGTTCTTCGAGAACCGGATTCGGCCTGCTCTCGTTAAGCATTGTTACTCCTGCCATTCAGCCGATGCTGAAGATCTCGGCGGAGGACTCCGACTCGATACACATGCCGGGGTCCGCACGGGGGGAGTCTCAGGACCAGCTCTTATTCCTGGTGATCCCGACAAGAGCCTCATTGTCCGGGCTCTCCGGTACGATGGCACCGAAATGCCGCCGGAGGAGCCGCTGCCCGAGCCGGTCATCAAGGATTTCGCGGAGTGGATTCGTCGAAATGCTCCGGACCCGCGCGTTGAATCGCCCGAACAGGCCACAGCTCCGCCGATCGAGTCCGATCTCTGGTCGCTGCAACCTGTCGTTGAACCTCCGGTTCCCGACGTTGCAGCCGCCGACTGGCCGCGAAACGAGATCGATCAGTTCATTCTGGCTCGGATCGAGCAGGAAGGACTCGCCCCGACTCAGGACGCGGAACCACGCGTTCTGGCTCGCCGGCTTTACTTCGATCTCGTCGGTCTGCCTCCGACCATGGAGCAGATTGACGGCTTCGTCACCCAATTCTCCGAACACGGGCCATCGGCCGTGGCCGATCTCGTCGATGAGCTTCTGGCAAGTCCGCAATACGGAGAACGCTGGGGACGACACTGGCTGGACGTCGCCCGCTACGGCGAGTCGAACGGAAACGACGGTCTTGGCCGCAATCCGACGTTTCCACACGCCTGGCGATATCGCGACTATGTGATTGAATCGTTCAACAACGACGTCCCTTACAACCAGTTCGTGAAAGAGCAACTGGCTGGCGATTTACTGCCGGCCGAGTCGCCGGACGAACGGGACCGCTATCTCATCGCGACCGGCCTGCTGGCGATGTCGGCCAAACCGGCCAAGGCGATGAACAACAATTTCGCGATGGATGTCGTCGCCGATCAGATCGATGTCGTCGGTCGGGGACTGATGGGGATCAGCATCGCCTGTGCCCGCTGTCACGACCACAAATTCGATCCCATCCCGACTCGCGATTACTACGCGATGGCGGGCCTCTTCACCAGCAGCGAAACGATGTGGGGAGTCGCGGGGCACGAGAAGCTCACTGCTCCCCCCACCGATCTGCACGTGCTCAAAGCCGCTCCGAACGCCCTGCCCCCGGAGGACTTCGTCGAGACGGTTGTTCTCCTCGAATCGAACACAGGCAAGCCGAAGGAGATTCCAAAATCCAAGTGGGAGCCCGGTACGCCACTGGCGATGGGGCTCAAGGATCAGAAGGAGCCCGCGGACTGCAAGATCAACATCAACGGGGAGTCCAATAAACTCGGCGAAGCGGTTCCCCGAGGCTTTCTCTCGGTCTGCGACTTCGGAGAGCCCGAAGAATTCACTATCGCCCCAGACACCAGCGGCCGACTGCAACTGGCCGAGTGGGTTACAGATCCTCGGAACCCGCTCACGGCTCGGGTGATCGTCAATCGGGTCTGGCAGCATCTGTTTGGCGAAGGAATCGTTCGCACGCCCGATGATTTCGGCACCTATGGAGAACGGCCCACTCACCCCGAGTTGCTCGACCATCTGGCCATTCACCTGATGAAAAACGGCTGGTCGATGAAGTCCCTCATTCGACAGATTGTTCTCACCCGCACCTATCAGCTGAGCAGTCTGGCGGAATCGCAGTTCATCAAGGCCGATGAGGAAAACAAACTTCTTGCGCGACACAACCGGCGTCGTCTCAATGCGGAGGCGTTGCGGGACAGCATGCTGCTGGCCAGCGGACAGATTGATCTTACGCCCCCGGAAGGCTCCCTGATCCGGCATCGCGACATCCTCGTGAATCTGGCAGGGAATCTCCACGAGCCGAGTGACCATCGCAGCATTTACCTGTGCTATCTCCGTAATTCGCCGCCCCCGGAACTTGCAGCCTTCAATCTGCCGGAGTTTATCGCCGTCACCGGCAAACGGGATCGCAGCACGGTGCCGGGGCAGTCGCTGTTCCTGTTCAACAGTCCCTTCGTCATCGAACAGTCCGAGCATCTGGCCGCGACTGTCCTGAAGGACAACTCCCAGTCCGATGCTCGCGTTCGGCAGATCTTCCGTCGCATCCTGAGCCGCGAACCCACGTCGAAGGAACATTCCCAGGCGCTGGAGCTGGTACGCTTCTCGGAGTCCGAAGAAAACAACGAGAGCAAGGCCTGGGCGACGCTCTGTCAGGCTCTGCTCATGACGAACGAGTTCCGCTACGTCGACTGA
- a CDS encoding sigma-70 family RNA polymerase sigma factor, with protein sequence MVPVASDVDDILQDTAVALMRKFDQYDRDQPFFNWACRFAMFEVLQHRKRHRTRKRHFSDEVLEAIAEEYQQHQQSADRRRQALADCMRQLEEQDRRLIELRYGSTDTIDNLAARINEPVARLYRSLARIRNLLANCVRQKLAVEGQQ encoded by the coding sequence ATGGTTCCCGTTGCCTCCGATGTGGATGACATTCTGCAGGACACCGCGGTCGCCCTGATGCGGAAATTCGATCAGTACGACCGCGACCAGCCCTTTTTTAACTGGGCCTGTCGATTCGCAATGTTCGAAGTTCTGCAGCACCGTAAGCGACATCGAACCCGGAAGCGTCACTTCAGTGACGAAGTGCTGGAAGCGATTGCTGAAGAGTATCAGCAGCATCAGCAGTCGGCCGATCGCCGCCGTCAGGCCCTGGCCGATTGTATGCGGCAACTCGAAGAACAGGACCGGCGACTGATTGAACTGAGATATGGAAGCACGGACACGATCGACAATCTGGCTGCTCGAATCAACGAGCCTGTCGCCAGGCTTTATCGTTCGCTGGCGCGGATCCGCAATCTTCTGGCGAACTGCGTCCGTCAGAAACTCGCCGTGGAGGGGCAGCAATGA
- a CDS encoding PSD1 and planctomycete cytochrome C domain-containing protein: MVLFSIETVDASEPSARPEDLFEIHVRPTLVAHCIQCHGESKQESGLRLTTLQDLLQGGDSGAAIVPGKPEESLLLEAMRYESFEMPPAGELESSVTDGIEAWIRAGAYWPQDLVLKPTPKISSEDREWWCYQPISNPPVPQVEDRGWCRNEIDHFILAKLNDAGIAPSEEADPTQLARRVHFALTGLPPSPELSAEIEQGIEYETLVDRLLNDSAYGENQARYWLDLVRYADSDGYNADHSRPDAYQYRDYVIRSFNEDKPYNRFVTEQIAGDEIDPGNRDALIATMYLRHWIYEWNQRDVEGQWEEILSDITETTSDVFIAQGLKCARCHDHKFDPLLQKDYFRMQAFFTPIQPREDLPIADAETRAKHLEQQKKWEAATDEIRARLHEIEMPVLMKHATREGVDKFVKEIQEMIGTREDKRGPYEQQIASLASRQFDLHPEKLDEWLTDEQKAERKKLLAELAEFDSLKPEPLPTLKFVASDVGPVSPPTYIPDVAEPKDIAPGFPTILHEEPVEVIAPPRALQSTGRRTALAKWLVDPQNPLTARVIVNRVWLQHFGRGLVETSSDFGRLGTPPSHPELLDWLATRFMAEGWSLKKLHRLILTSAAYRQSSQRQMDDYLRKTDPANLLLWRMNPRRLSGEEIHDVILTACEELGEKDRAIYKTVKRNRLDPLLASFDFPDRVESECKRHQTTTSPQALMLMNSSWLYERATSLSTRMRGVELDDMLRTVYQRLYFRDPTDEELAMAAEFHSSYRSVTPDVEAPDCLEPLKEGLLGIDMNPEKPTTAEVPAFEALPQGDFTVEAVVLLRSLYPDASVRTIATSWTGSQKEAGWALGVTSTKSGYKPRNLILQLVGDRGTGSPEYEVIPSNLHLELNRPYYVAVSVDLDDTSEQGITFVMKDLSQADAEPQIAHVPHQAKQDAQTQRPIEFGGRAKRQLWDGLIHQVRMHDAALADDQLDGTATSDLLFDIQFADRKQIGRDASPARRDAVVQLPSGPLASPAQRADIAVLHALLNSSEMIYVD, from the coding sequence GTGGTACTGTTTTCGATTGAGACAGTCGACGCCAGCGAGCCCTCCGCCCGCCCGGAAGATCTGTTCGAGATCCATGTCCGCCCGACGCTGGTCGCTCACTGTATTCAGTGTCATGGCGAGTCCAAACAGGAAAGCGGATTGCGGCTGACAACGCTGCAGGATCTTCTTCAGGGAGGCGATTCCGGGGCGGCCATCGTTCCCGGCAAGCCGGAAGAGAGTCTGCTGCTGGAAGCGATGCGTTACGAATCGTTCGAGATGCCTCCCGCGGGCGAGCTCGAGAGCTCAGTGACGGACGGTATTGAAGCCTGGATTCGGGCCGGAGCTTACTGGCCGCAGGATCTGGTGCTGAAACCAACGCCGAAAATTTCGAGCGAAGATCGTGAATGGTGGTGCTATCAACCGATCAGCAATCCCCCGGTTCCCCAGGTCGAAGATCGTGGCTGGTGCCGCAACGAGATCGATCATTTTATCCTGGCTAAACTGAACGACGCCGGAATCGCTCCTTCGGAAGAGGCCGATCCCACACAGCTGGCCCGTCGCGTTCACTTCGCGTTGACCGGTCTCCCGCCCTCGCCGGAGTTATCCGCCGAAATCGAACAGGGAATTGAATATGAGACGCTGGTCGATCGGCTGTTGAATGATTCCGCTTACGGAGAGAACCAGGCCCGGTACTGGCTCGATCTGGTCCGCTACGCCGATTCCGATGGATACAACGCCGATCATTCCCGTCCCGATGCCTATCAGTACCGCGACTATGTCATCCGGTCCTTCAATGAAGACAAGCCGTATAATCGCTTTGTGACCGAACAGATTGCCGGAGATGAGATCGATCCGGGAAACCGCGACGCTCTCATCGCCACGATGTACCTCCGTCATTGGATTTACGAGTGGAATCAGCGGGATGTCGAAGGTCAGTGGGAAGAAATTCTGAGCGACATCACCGAGACGACATCGGATGTGTTCATCGCGCAGGGACTGAAGTGTGCCCGCTGTCATGATCACAAATTCGATCCGCTGCTGCAGAAGGATTACTTCCGCATGCAGGCCTTCTTCACGCCGATCCAGCCGCGTGAGGATCTGCCGATTGCCGATGCCGAAACGCGGGCAAAGCATCTTGAACAGCAGAAGAAGTGGGAAGCGGCCACCGACGAAATCCGGGCCCGGCTGCATGAAATCGAAATGCCGGTGCTGATGAAGCACGCCACCCGCGAAGGGGTCGACAAGTTCGTCAAAGAGATCCAGGAAATGATTGGCACCCGCGAGGACAAGCGTGGGCCGTATGAGCAGCAGATTGCTTCGCTGGCTTCGCGTCAGTTCGATCTGCACCCGGAAAAGCTGGATGAATGGCTGACCGACGAGCAGAAAGCCGAGCGGAAGAAATTGCTGGCCGAGCTGGCCGAGTTCGACTCGCTCAAGCCTGAGCCGCTGCCGACCCTCAAGTTCGTTGCCAGCGATGTCGGTCCGGTTTCCCCGCCCACCTACATTCCGGACGTGGCCGAACCCAAAGACATTGCTCCCGGCTTCCCGACGATTCTGCATGAAGAGCCCGTCGAAGTGATCGCGCCCCCCAGGGCACTGCAGTCAACTGGTCGGCGGACGGCGCTGGCGAAATGGCTGGTCGATCCTCAGAACCCGCTCACGGCTCGTGTCATAGTGAATCGCGTCTGGCTTCAGCACTTCGGGCGGGGACTGGTGGAAACGTCCAGTGACTTCGGTCGGCTCGGTACTCCTCCTTCTCATCCAGAACTTCTCGACTGGCTGGCGACTCGATTCATGGCGGAAGGCTGGAGTCTGAAAAAGCTGCACCGCCTGATCCTCACGTCGGCGGCGTACCGTCAGTCTTCGCAACGACAGATGGACGATTATCTCCGCAAGACGGATCCTGCGAATCTGCTGCTGTGGCGGATGAATCCGCGGCGTCTTTCCGGCGAAGAGATTCACGATGTGATTCTCACGGCCTGCGAAGAACTCGGCGAGAAAGATCGGGCTATTTACAAAACTGTGAAACGGAACCGCCTCGATCCGCTGCTCGCTTCGTTCGACTTCCCAGATCGCGTGGAGAGTGAGTGTAAGCGGCACCAGACGACGACCTCTCCGCAAGCCCTCATGTTGATGAACAGTTCCTGGCTCTACGAACGGGCGACGTCACTCTCGACCCGCATGCGAGGCGTTGAGCTCGATGACATGCTGCGAACGGTTTACCAGCGTTTGTACTTCCGCGATCCGACCGATGAAGAGCTCGCCATGGCGGCTGAGTTCCATTCGTCGTACCGGTCGGTAACTCCCGATGTGGAAGCTCCGGATTGTCTGGAGCCGTTGAAAGAAGGACTCCTCGGGATCGACATGAACCCCGAGAAGCCAACGACGGCGGAGGTGCCGGCGTTCGAAGCGTTGCCTCAGGGGGACTTCACGGTTGAAGCCGTCGTTCTGCTGCGGTCACTTTATCCCGATGCTTCCGTGCGGACGATCGCGACCAGCTGGACGGGAAGTCAGAAAGAAGCGGGCTGGGCCCTGGGCGTTACATCGACCAAGAGCGGTTACAAGCCTCGCAATCTAATTCTGCAGCTTGTCGGCGATCGCGGTACCGGCTCGCCCGAATACGAAGTGATCCCTTCCAATCTGCATCTCGAGTTGAATCGCCCCTATTATGTGGCGGTCAGCGTCGATCTCGATGATACCTCCGAGCAGGGGATTACGTTTGTGATGAAGGACCTGTCGCAGGCTGATGCGGAGCCGCAGATCGCTCATGTTCCGCACCAGGCAAAACAGGATGCTCAAACGCAGCGTCCGATTGAGTTTGGCGGGCGAGCGAAACGTCAGCTGTGGGACGGGCTGATCCATCAGGTTCGGATGCATGACGCCGCACTGGCCGACGATCAACTCGACGGAACAGCCACCTCAGACCTGCTCTTCGATATTCAGTTCGCCGATCGCAAACAGATCGGCCGAGACGCCTCGCCAGCACGACGCGACGCCGTGGTTCAGCTTCCGAGTGGACCGCTGGCCTCTCCGGCTCAACGCGCTGACATCGCCGTACTCCATGCACTCTTGAATTCCAGCGAGATGATCTATGTCGACTAA